A genomic window from Mycobacterium sp. 050128 includes:
- a CDS encoding MarR family winged helix-turn-helix transcriptional regulator: MTKRRNGSPPDRAELERQLSADVRAITARSDRVGRYFARLNDVTSSDFHALLHIMVSETAGKPLTLAQLRQRMDVSPAAITYLVDRMIEAGHIRREPDPDDRRKWLLRYEDSGMTMAHAFFRPLGAHLSAAMTDLSDEDLDAAHRVFLAMIDAMATFEDELAKQPSPLPAGVGRGASAARRQQARRQNTRQ; the protein is encoded by the coding sequence GTGACCAAGCGCCGCAACGGCTCACCGCCGGACCGTGCTGAGCTGGAACGGCAGCTGTCGGCCGACGTTCGAGCGATCACGGCCCGCTCCGATCGGGTCGGCCGATACTTTGCGCGGTTGAACGACGTCACGAGCAGCGACTTCCACGCCCTGCTGCATATCATGGTCAGCGAAACCGCTGGCAAACCGTTGACTTTGGCCCAGTTGCGGCAGCGCATGGATGTCTCGCCGGCGGCGATCACCTATCTGGTCGACCGGATGATCGAGGCGGGGCACATCCGCCGTGAGCCCGATCCCGATGACCGACGAAAGTGGCTGCTGCGCTACGAAGACAGCGGTATGACGATGGCGCACGCCTTCTTCAGGCCCTTGGGCGCTCATCTCAGCGCGGCGATGACCGATCTCAGCGACGAGGACCTCGATGCGGCGCACCGGGTGTTCCTGGCGATGATCGACGCGATGGCAACGTTCGAGGACGAGCTCGCCAAGCAGCCCAGCCCATTGCCGGCGGGCGTCGGGCGCGGCGCCTCAGCAGCCCGGCGGCAGCAGGCGCGGCGCCAGAACACGCGGCAGTAG
- a CDS encoding DUF5914 domain-containing protein: protein MSLGDPLHRRWPKDWPVGPIPRVPWTQQRPTYREAQPRIINAALDRSQRRPTGNWYVFAASSDVRTDRPFGTCVAGVDLVSWRDKHRGLRVAPAACPHLGADLATGVVRRGVLYCRWHGLAFDGDTCEWPFRPFPCYDDGVLAWVRLDSVGKEVPLDAPVLGPRPEGDAVTAVTRLVGNCETSDIIANRLDPWHGAWFHPYSFTRLEVLTTPTEDDDRFLVAVTFRLSRLGVPVIAEFTTPDARTVVMRIIEGEGTGSVVETHATPTTPGPDGRPRVAVVEAVIAFSARPGFKNALRAAPVIAPLMRYAANRLWRDDLAYAERRYRLRAGG, encoded by the coding sequence ATGAGCCTGGGCGATCCGTTGCACCGCCGCTGGCCGAAAGACTGGCCTGTTGGCCCAATCCCGCGCGTCCCCTGGACCCAACAGCGCCCGACCTACCGCGAGGCGCAGCCGCGCATCATCAACGCCGCACTGGATCGGTCCCAACGGCGACCGACCGGAAATTGGTATGTATTCGCCGCGAGCAGCGACGTGCGCACGGACCGCCCGTTCGGGACGTGCGTCGCCGGCGTCGATCTGGTCTCCTGGCGCGATAAGCACCGCGGGCTGCGAGTTGCCCCGGCAGCCTGCCCACATTTGGGTGCAGACCTGGCGACCGGAGTCGTGCGCCGCGGGGTGCTGTACTGCCGATGGCACGGACTGGCTTTCGATGGCGACACATGTGAATGGCCCTTCAGGCCGTTCCCCTGTTACGACGACGGGGTGTTGGCATGGGTACGCCTCGACTCAGTCGGCAAAGAAGTTCCCCTGGATGCGCCGGTGCTCGGGCCCCGGCCCGAAGGCGATGCCGTCACGGCGGTCACCCGATTGGTGGGCAATTGCGAAACGTCTGACATCATCGCCAACCGGCTCGACCCGTGGCACGGCGCATGGTTTCACCCCTACTCGTTCACCCGGCTCGAAGTGCTGACCACGCCGACCGAGGATGACGACCGCTTCCTGGTCGCGGTCACATTCCGGCTGAGCCGCCTGGGAGTGCCAGTAATCGCGGAATTCACGACCCCCGATGCGCGCACCGTCGTGATGCGCATCATCGAGGGGGAGGGAACCGGAAGCGTCGTCGAAACCCACGCCACACCAACGACTCCTGGGCCGGACGGGCGGCCGCGTGTCGCCGTGGTCGAAGCCGTCATCGCGTTTTCAGCGCGACCGGGATTCAAAAATGCGCTCCGGGCCGCCCCGGTGATCGCACCGCTGATGCGCTATGCCGCCAACCGGCTGTGGCGTGACGATCTGGCCTACGCCGAACGCCGGTATCGACTCCGCGCGGGTGGCTGA
- a CDS encoding hydroxysqualene dehydroxylase, translating into MIDRRRHVHPAPPGLPVADALSSRPRAVVIGGGIAGLSAATGLAERGIAVDLVEREDYLGGRVGGWTEREGGAELAMNRGFHAFFRQYYNLRALLRRVDPQLRMLAPVADYPLIDGAGRRDSFRGLPRTPPWNALAFALRSPTFRLADLARIDARAAAPLAAVSVPDIYQRLDHMDAETFLKGLNFPDSARHLAFEVFSRSFFAEPAQLSAAELATMFHIYFLGSSEGLIFDVATANFDVSLWNPLRQYLSDHGVRVHLGTCVSRIATDPATKAFHVHTDSGEVLHGDGVVLALDVGGLQQVVAGSPGLGDDPWRDRIRRLRTAPSFVVHRMWLDRPVDSNRPAFLGTAGHEPLDNISVLERYEREAAAWARQHHGSVIELHSYATSSETSREVSIEQLHQLYPETGTAGVTHERVLRRSDCPLFAPGMYARRPTVATPQHGLVLAGDGIRIDLPVALMERAATTGWSAANHLLRLWGIAGHELVTVPIRGRSALLRSLAERQGRQRQ; encoded by the coding sequence ATGATCGACCGCCGCCGCCACGTTCACCCGGCTCCACCCGGTCTGCCCGTAGCCGACGCGCTGTCGTCGCGGCCCCGCGCCGTCGTCATCGGGGGCGGGATCGCCGGCCTGAGCGCCGCGACCGGACTCGCCGAACGCGGTATCGCCGTGGACCTGGTGGAACGTGAGGATTACCTCGGCGGCCGGGTCGGCGGCTGGACCGAACGCGAGGGCGGCGCCGAGCTGGCGATGAATCGGGGCTTTCACGCCTTCTTTCGTCAGTACTACAACCTGCGGGCCCTGCTGCGCCGAGTCGATCCGCAGCTGCGGATGCTCGCGCCGGTCGCGGACTACCCCCTGATCGACGGTGCCGGCCGGCGCGACAGCTTCCGCGGATTGCCCCGCACCCCACCGTGGAACGCATTGGCATTCGCCCTGCGCAGCCCGACATTCCGGCTTGCCGATCTCGCCCGCATCGATGCCCGGGCCGCCGCGCCGCTCGCGGCGGTATCCGTGCCGGACATCTATCAACGGCTCGACCACATGGATGCCGAAACCTTTCTGAAAGGCCTTAATTTCCCCGACTCGGCGCGCCACCTTGCGTTCGAAGTGTTTTCGCGCAGCTTCTTCGCCGAGCCGGCACAACTGTCCGCAGCGGAACTGGCGACGATGTTTCACATCTATTTCCTCGGCTCCAGCGAGGGCCTGATCTTCGACGTCGCCACCGCGAACTTCGATGTGAGCCTGTGGAATCCGTTGCGGCAGTACTTGAGCGACCACGGTGTCCGGGTGCACCTCGGCACCTGCGTAAGTCGTATCGCAACGGACCCCGCCACCAAGGCCTTTCACGTACATACCGATTCGGGCGAAGTGCTGCACGGCGACGGCGTCGTGCTGGCGCTCGACGTCGGCGGTCTGCAGCAGGTGGTGGCGGGCTCCCCCGGTTTGGGTGACGATCCGTGGCGCGACCGGATACGACGGCTGCGCACCGCGCCCTCGTTTGTGGTTCATCGGATGTGGCTGGACCGGCCCGTGGACTCCAATCGGCCCGCCTTCCTCGGCACGGCCGGGCATGAGCCCCTCGACAACATCAGTGTGCTCGAACGTTACGAACGTGAGGCTGCCGCCTGGGCTCGGCAGCATCACGGATCTGTTATCGAATTGCATTCTTACGCAACCAGTTCGGAGACAAGCCGCGAAGTTTCGATCGAACAGTTGCATCAGCTCTACCCTGAGACCGGCACCGCGGGTGTGACTCACGAGCGCGTGCTGCGTCGAAGCGACTGCCCGCTGTTCGCCCCTGGCATGTATGCGCGGCGACCGACGGTGGCAACTCCGCAGCACGGACTGGTGCTCGCTGGCGACGGAATCCGCATCGACCTGCCGGTTGCGCTGATGGAACGAGCGGCCACCACCGGCTGGTCGGCCGCTAACCACTTGCTGAGGTTGTGGGGTATCGCCGGGCACGAGTTGGTCACCGTTCCCATCCGTGGGCGATCCGCACTGCTGCGGTCGCTGGCCGAGCGGCAAGGGCGGCAACGGCAATGA
- a CDS encoding class I SAM-dependent methyltransferase, which produces MDRAGLPRGDVPDAFDVGAAAYDRLVGANPGYHTNLGRSAHRMRLPGGGRGLRLLDAGCGTGASTAALLAVAPHAEIIAVDAARGMLEAARAKPWPPSVRFVHARVEELDEHGVTGPFDAILAAYLLRNLTDPEGQLRNFRELLRPGGTLAVHEYSVRDSRAATLIWHAVCWSIIIPAGWWRTRDSTLYRHLWRSALTFDGAARFRRRMQDAGFTAVRAETMSGWERNIVHTFLGEAPQ; this is translated from the coding sequence ATGGATAGAGCAGGCCTGCCCCGCGGCGACGTGCCCGACGCCTTCGACGTCGGCGCCGCGGCATACGACCGGCTGGTCGGCGCCAACCCCGGTTACCACACAAACCTCGGGCGATCGGCGCACCGCATGCGTCTGCCCGGGGGTGGCCGGGGTTTGCGGTTGCTCGACGCCGGTTGCGGCACCGGTGCGTCGACAGCCGCGTTGTTGGCGGTGGCTCCCCACGCCGAGATCATCGCCGTCGACGCCGCGCGCGGAATGCTCGAGGCCGCAAGGGCAAAACCGTGGCCGCCGTCGGTCCGGTTCGTGCACGCGCGCGTCGAGGAGCTGGACGAGCACGGCGTCACGGGACCGTTCGACGCCATCCTGGCCGCCTACCTGCTGCGCAACCTCACGGACCCGGAGGGGCAGCTGCGCAATTTCCGCGAGCTGCTTCGACCCGGTGGCACCCTCGCGGTACACGAGTACTCCGTACGGGACTCCCGCGCCGCGACCCTGATCTGGCACGCGGTGTGCTGGAGCATCATCATCCCGGCCGGCTGGTGGCGGACTCGTGACAGCACGCTGTACCGGCATCTGTGGCGTAGCGCCCTCACCTTCGACGGGGCAGCGCGGTTTCGGCGCCGGATGCAAGACGCCGGTTTCACCGCGGTGCGCGCAGAAACCATGTCCGGCTGGGAACGCAACATCGTCCACACCTTTTTAGGGGAAGCACCGCAATGA
- a CDS encoding lycopene cyclase domain-containing protein, producing MTGLGYTVPAILAVAVVCALEFTLLHTGLLRRPAYWLSMVIILGFQIPVDGWLTKRSAPIVIYDDQQTSGIRFPFDIPVEDFLFGFALATAVLLLWERQRANR from the coding sequence ATGACCGGCCTCGGCTACACCGTGCCGGCGATTCTGGCCGTGGCGGTGGTGTGCGCGCTGGAATTCACGCTGCTGCACACCGGGCTGTTGCGGCGGCCCGCCTACTGGCTGTCGATGGTGATCATCCTGGGTTTCCAGATACCGGTTGATGGATGGCTGACCAAACGCAGTGCGCCGATCGTCATCTACGACGACCAGCAGACCAGCGGCATCCGCTTTCCGTTCGACATCCCGGTCGAGGATTTCTTGTTCGGGTTCGCCCTCGCTACCGCCGTGCTGCTGCTCTGGGAGCGTCAGCGTGCGAATCGGTAA
- a CDS encoding lycopene cyclase domain-containing protein translates to MSDRWQYLIVLGLCLVITAPLELFGAGVYRQPRRLIGAVIPVAAVFLVWDAVAIAARVWGYNGDYITGINLPFGVPVEEALFFVVIPLCALLTYNAVTAILDRARRR, encoded by the coding sequence GTGAGCGATCGGTGGCAATATCTGATTGTGCTCGGCCTGTGCCTGGTGATCACCGCACCGCTGGAGTTGTTCGGCGCAGGGGTGTACCGCCAGCCGCGGCGGCTGATAGGCGCGGTGATTCCGGTCGCGGCGGTGTTCCTGGTCTGGGATGCGGTCGCCATCGCGGCCCGCGTATGGGGCTACAACGGCGACTACATCACCGGCATCAACCTCCCGTTCGGCGTGCCCGTCGAGGAGGCGCTGTTCTTTGTGGTGATCCCGTTGTGCGCCTTGCTGACCTACAACGCGGTGACCGCCATCCTCGATCGGGCCAGGCGCCGATGA
- a CDS encoding phytoene/squalene synthase family protein, which yields MIRTELDAAGIADSGLRAAYRRCRQIAAANGRTYFLATRLLAPDQRPAVHALYGFARHADDIIDELNPALDVSTRAERLQNLSDRFFAGGDHHDEPVLAAVEDTIRRYGIAADLFEDFLASMRMDLTVTDYPDRAALNRYMRGSAEVIGLQMLPILGTVGVTEDAAPYAAALGRAFQLTNFLRDVGEDLTRNRIYLPADELAAFGVDRDLMTWCHVHRRTDARVRDALAAQHEITREIYRFAADGIALLEPRSRPCVATALTLYSDILDRIEDSDFSVFSRRATVGTARRLQVAGAGLLRSWWLRTGGSESRRAAAT from the coding sequence ATGATCCGCACGGAATTGGATGCCGCCGGAATCGCGGATTCGGGCCTGCGCGCGGCATATCGGCGCTGCCGGCAGATCGCCGCCGCGAACGGGCGCACCTATTTTCTGGCCACTCGCCTGCTTGCCCCGGACCAGCGTCCGGCGGTGCACGCGCTGTACGGTTTCGCCCGTCATGCCGATGACATCATCGACGAGCTCAATCCGGCACTGGACGTCAGCACCCGGGCCGAACGGCTTCAGAACCTGTCCGACCGCTTCTTTGCCGGTGGTGACCATCACGACGAACCCGTCCTTGCCGCGGTCGAAGACACCATTCGTCGTTACGGGATCGCCGCGGACTTGTTCGAGGACTTTCTCGCCTCTATGCGCATGGACCTCACCGTCACCGACTATCCCGATCGCGCGGCGCTCAATCGCTACATGCGTGGCTCAGCGGAAGTCATTGGCCTGCAAATGCTTCCGATACTGGGCACGGTAGGTGTCACCGAAGATGCCGCCCCCTACGCGGCAGCATTGGGCCGGGCATTTCAGTTGACCAATTTTCTGCGCGACGTCGGCGAGGATCTGACCCGCAACAGGATCTACCTGCCCGCCGACGAACTGGCCGCCTTCGGCGTAGACCGAGACCTGATGACGTGGTGCCATGTTCACCGGCGCACCGACGCTCGCGTGCGTGACGCGCTGGCAGCTCAGCACGAAATCACCCGGGAAATCTACCGTTTCGCCGCCGACGGGATCGCCTTGCTGGAGCCGCGCTCACGGCCGTGCGTAGCGACGGCGTTGACGCTTTACTCCGACATCCTGGATCGCATCGAGGACAGCGATTTCTCGGTGTTCAGCCGGCGCGCCACCGTCGGCACTGCGCGGCGACTTCAGGTCGCCGGCGCCGGGCTGCTGCGTTCCTGGTGGCTGCGCACGGGCGGATCCGAGTCGCGAAGGGCCGCCGCGACGTGA
- the crtI gene encoding phytoene desaturase family protein: MSIRTVPGRTDHVVVVGAGFAGLAAALHLAGRGRQVTVVEQHAWPGGRAGRRDSDGYRIDTGPTVLTMPDLIDEAFAAVGETLSERVELLELDPAYRAMFADGSSIDVHSDADRMAAAVREFGGPQQEAGYRRLRDWLNLLYRTEFDGFIASNFDSPLSLLNGALVRLAMLGGFRRWETMVKRHISDPRLRRVFTFQSLYAGVAPQDALAVYAVIAYMDTVSGVFFPRGGVRALPEALAAAAADAGVRFHYGSTVTALDRAGERITAVRTDGQGPIACDAVVLTTELPQTYRLLGRRPRRVIPLRAAPSAVVLHAGCHAVPSGNAHHTILFGDSWDRTFTDIIRDRRLMSDPSLLVTRPTASDPSLAPAGRDLLYVLAPAPNLTGCAIDWSRIGETYAESLLDVVQERLLPGVRDGVQLLHLDTPADWARQGMMAGTPFALAHNFAQTGPFRPANTVRDIDNAVLAGSSTLPGVGVPTTLISGRLAADRITGSVDRAITTLDLKAGPR; encoded by the coding sequence ATGAGCATCCGTACGGTACCGGGGCGAACCGATCACGTCGTGGTGGTCGGGGCGGGATTCGCGGGTCTTGCCGCCGCGTTGCACTTAGCCGGGCGCGGCCGGCAGGTCACGGTGGTCGAACAGCATGCGTGGCCGGGCGGCCGCGCGGGACGACGCGACTCCGACGGCTACCGGATCGACACTGGTCCGACCGTGCTGACCATGCCGGACCTGATCGACGAGGCGTTTGCTGCGGTCGGTGAAACCCTCAGCGAGCGAGTCGAATTGCTTGAGTTGGACCCGGCGTACCGGGCGATGTTCGCCGACGGCAGCTCGATCGACGTCCACAGCGACGCGGATCGGATGGCAGCCGCGGTGCGGGAATTCGGCGGCCCGCAACAAGAGGCCGGTTACCGGCGACTGCGGGACTGGCTGAATCTGCTGTACCGCACCGAATTCGACGGATTCATTGCCTCGAACTTCGACTCCCCACTGTCCCTGCTGAACGGCGCGCTGGTCAGACTGGCCATGCTCGGCGGATTCCGCCGATGGGAAACCATGGTCAAGCGCCATATCAGCGACCCCCGGTTGCGGCGCGTGTTCACCTTCCAGTCGCTCTACGCCGGTGTCGCGCCGCAAGACGCCCTGGCCGTCTACGCGGTGATCGCCTACATGGACACCGTCTCGGGCGTGTTCTTTCCCCGCGGCGGTGTGCGTGCGCTGCCGGAAGCGCTGGCGGCGGCCGCTGCCGACGCCGGAGTGCGCTTCCATTACGGGTCGACGGTGACTGCGCTCGACCGCGCCGGCGAGCGGATCACCGCGGTGCGAACCGACGGACAGGGGCCGATTGCGTGCGACGCGGTGGTGCTGACCACCGAGTTGCCCCAGACTTATCGACTGCTGGGACGCCGACCCCGCCGGGTGATCCCGCTGCGCGCGGCGCCCTCGGCCGTGGTGCTGCACGCGGGTTGTCACGCTGTGCCTTCGGGAAACGCCCATCACACAATCCTTTTCGGAGACTCGTGGGATCGGACTTTTACCGACATCATCCGCGACCGCCGGCTCATGTCGGACCCCTCACTGTTGGTCACCCGACCGACCGCGAGTGACCCCAGCTTGGCACCTGCCGGACGCGACCTGCTCTACGTGCTGGCACCCGCCCCGAACCTGACCGGCTGCGCGATCGACTGGTCACGCATCGGTGAAACGTACGCCGAGTCTCTGCTCGATGTCGTACAGGAAAGATTGTTACCCGGCGTCCGTGACGGCGTGCAGCTGCTGCATCTGGACACGCCTGCCGACTGGGCCCGTCAGGGGATGATGGCCGGTACGCCGTTCGCCTTGGCGCACAACTTCGCTCAGACCGGACCCTTCCGGCCGGCCAACACCGTGCGCGACATCGACAATGCGGTGCTGGCCGGATCGTCGACCCTGCCCGGAGTGGGTGTGCCCACCACGCTGATCTCCGGGCGGCTGGCCGCCGACCGGATCACCGGGAGCGTCGACCGGGCGATCACGACGCTCGACCTGAAAGCCGGCCCACGATGA
- a CDS encoding polyprenyl synthetase family protein yields MWHAELRESVLARVATFVAGRCAAELGACGVDVAADILVNFVDGGKCLRSTFMYLGWLCAAPASDAALSATASLELLHAFALLHDDVMDESPSRRGRPAAHIQFERWHRQHGLSGSSRRFGESAAILLGDLCLIWAEQMLRDSGLQRHHLARAWPRYDAMRTELAVGQFADLAIDVRNLPSLDAVLEVARRKSGNYTVRRPLEIGAAMAGCDERVLAALGEYGSAIGEAFQLRDDVLGIFGSPAQTGKPNSGDLIEQKATSVVVAAHELADAPTRRQLRQLMTGDRLDDAALDHCRTLIVATGAVQWIEELIGSRVEEARKALDRSMVDHSLTAALIDMAGLCTQRAA; encoded by the coding sequence ATGTGGCACGCCGAATTGCGGGAGTCGGTTCTCGCACGCGTCGCGACATTCGTCGCCGGGCGGTGCGCCGCAGAGCTAGGTGCCTGCGGCGTCGACGTCGCCGCGGACATCTTGGTGAATTTCGTCGACGGCGGTAAATGCCTGCGGTCGACGTTTATGTACCTGGGCTGGTTGTGTGCAGCGCCGGCCAGCGACGCCGCCCTGTCGGCCACTGCGAGCCTGGAGCTGCTGCACGCGTTCGCACTGCTGCACGACGACGTGATGGACGAATCGCCATCGCGACGGGGCCGCCCCGCCGCGCACATTCAATTCGAGCGCTGGCATCGACAGCATGGGCTGTCCGGTTCCTCACGCCGATTCGGTGAATCGGCTGCCATCTTGCTCGGCGACCTGTGCTTGATCTGGGCCGAACAGATGTTGCGCGATAGTGGCCTGCAGCGCCACCATCTGGCCCGAGCATGGCCCCGCTACGACGCGATGCGCACCGAGCTCGCGGTGGGCCAATTCGCCGATCTGGCAATCGATGTGCGCAACCTACCCTCGTTGGACGCCGTGCTCGAGGTGGCCCGGCGGAAGTCGGGGAACTACACGGTGCGCCGGCCCTTGGAGATCGGCGCCGCGATGGCCGGATGCGACGAGCGGGTGCTGGCCGCGCTCGGCGAATACGGTTCCGCCATCGGTGAGGCGTTCCAGTTGCGCGACGATGTCCTCGGCATTTTCGGATCTCCCGCGCAGACCGGCAAACCCAATAGTGGGGATCTGATCGAGCAGAAGGCCACCAGTGTGGTGGTGGCGGCGCACGAGTTGGCCGACGCGCCGACCCGCCGCCAACTGCGCCAACTGATGACCGGCGATCGGCTCGACGACGCCGCGCTTGACCACTGTCGGACCCTGATTGTCGCCACCGGGGCAGTGCAGTGGATCGAAGAACTCATCGGCAGCCGCGTCGAGGAAGCGCGAAAGGCGCTGGATCGCTCCATGGTCGATCATTCACTGACCGCCGCGCTGATCGACATGGCCGGCCTGTGCACCCAGCGTGCCGCATGA
- a CDS encoding TIGR01777 family oxidoreductase, which translates to MGLEFSSVVDAPRDDVFAWHARPGAFERLSPPWSPMRLVSEASSLRDGRAELALPGGLRWVAQHQAEGYDPPRRFVDAIGSDGLASLPARIAVRWRHIHEFDDLGGNRTEVIDRVQTPVPGAALRPMFVYRHRQLADDLAAHQLAARHGLAPVTVAVTGSSGLVGSALSAFLRTGGHRVVQLVRHSARGKDERQWNPDDPDPELLTGIDAVIHLAGASIAGRFTEGHRKAVRDSRIGPTRQLAELVARAKTGLLISASAIGYYGYDRGDEELTEASERGDGFLADVVADWEDATAPAAQAGARVVQVRTGIVQSPRGGTLKLMRPLFAAGLGGRLGNGRQWLSWIGIDDLIDVYHRALWDTTLSGPVNAVAPQPVRNSEYTRTLAHVLRRPAVLPVPPVGPRILLGEQGARELACASQRVAPQRLVEAGHRFRQPDLDAALRHLLGRNR; encoded by the coding sequence ATGGGACTGGAATTTTCTAGCGTGGTCGATGCGCCGCGCGATGACGTGTTCGCCTGGCATGCACGCCCGGGTGCTTTCGAGCGGCTGTCGCCGCCATGGTCGCCGATGCGACTGGTCTCGGAAGCGTCGTCGCTGCGCGACGGGCGGGCCGAACTCGCCCTCCCGGGTGGGCTGCGCTGGGTGGCCCAGCACCAGGCCGAGGGCTATGACCCGCCGCGCCGCTTCGTCGACGCGATCGGCAGCGACGGGCTGGCGTCGCTACCGGCCCGCATCGCGGTGCGGTGGCGACACATCCACGAATTCGACGACCTCGGCGGCAACCGGACCGAGGTGATCGACCGCGTCCAGACACCCGTGCCCGGCGCCGCGCTGCGCCCGATGTTCGTCTACCGGCACCGCCAGCTGGCCGACGATTTGGCCGCCCACCAACTGGCCGCCCGGCACGGTCTGGCGCCGGTGACCGTGGCGGTCACCGGGTCGTCGGGACTGGTCGGTTCGGCGCTGTCGGCGTTCTTGCGCACCGGCGGGCATCGGGTCGTCCAACTCGTCCGCCACAGCGCACGCGGCAAGGATGAACGACAGTGGAATCCCGATGACCCCGACCCGGAGCTGCTGACCGGCATTGACGCGGTCATCCACCTGGCCGGCGCCTCGATCGCCGGACGGTTCACCGAGGGGCACCGGAAAGCGGTGCGCGACAGCCGGATCGGTCCGACCCGTCAGCTGGCCGAACTGGTGGCACGTGCCAAGACCGGCCTGCTGATCTCGGCCTCCGCGATCGGCTACTACGGCTACGACCGCGGCGACGAAGAACTCACCGAGGCAAGCGAGCGTGGCGACGGCTTTCTTGCCGACGTCGTCGCCGACTGGGAGGACGCGACCGCGCCGGCCGCACAGGCCGGGGCCCGGGTGGTGCAGGTGCGGACCGGCATCGTGCAATCACCCCGCGGCGGCACGCTGAAATTGATGCGCCCGCTGTTCGCCGCCGGTCTCGGCGGCCGGCTCGGCAATGGCCGACAGTGGTTGTCCTGGATAGGGATTGATGACCTGATCGACGTTTATCACCGGGCGCTCTGGGACACTACGCTGTCTGGTCCGGTGAATGCCGTTGCCCCGCAACCGGTTCGCAACAGCGAGTACACCCGCACGCTGGCCCACGTGCTGCGCCGCCCCGCGGTGCTGCCCGTTCCGCCGGTGGGGCCGCGAATATTGCTCGGCGAACAGGGCGCCCGCGAACTGGCGTGCGCGAGTCAGCGCGTCGCCCCGCAACGGCTCGTGGAAGCGGGACACCGGTTCCGCCAGCCCGACCTGGATGCTGCCCTGCGTCATCTGCTCGGGCGTAACCGCTGA
- a CDS encoding SDR family NAD(P)-dependent oxidoreductase, translated as MSINTHLRSLLDTALDRSIVGGYTRIGYQLRSSGWPDDPQPHALKGKTALVTGANRGIGKAIAKGLAQLGASVLLTVRDEASGEAARNEIVDANPEADVQVEVCDVSDLSAVRAFAADLSARVWELDVLIHNAGVLPPERAETADRHEVTLATHVLGPVLLTECLLPVLRGAENPRVIFMSSGGMYTQSLPTDDPEYVDEPYSGVTAYARTKRMQVALAPILCRHWADDGIRVYAMHPGWADTPGVATSLPGFRALTGPLLRTPEQGADTAIWLAATEPPPPSGGFWHDRRPRPEHYLPLTRHGERERERLWRYCAYSIGIDNA; from the coding sequence ATGAGTATCAACACCCACCTGCGGTCCCTGCTCGACACCGCTCTCGACCGGTCGATCGTCGGAGGCTATACCCGCATCGGCTATCAACTGCGCAGCTCGGGATGGCCCGACGACCCGCAGCCGCATGCGCTGAAGGGAAAAACGGCGCTCGTCACCGGTGCGAACCGGGGCATCGGCAAGGCCATTGCGAAGGGCCTGGCGCAGTTGGGCGCGAGCGTGCTGTTGACGGTTCGCGACGAGGCGAGCGGCGAAGCCGCGCGCAACGAGATCGTCGACGCCAATCCCGAGGCCGACGTGCAGGTGGAGGTGTGCGACGTCTCCGACCTCTCCGCGGTGCGTGCCTTCGCGGCCGACTTGTCCGCCCGGGTATGGGAATTGGATGTGCTGATCCACAACGCCGGGGTGTTACCGCCGGAGCGGGCCGAGACCGCCGATCGGCATGAGGTCACGCTGGCCACCCACGTACTGGGGCCGGTGCTGTTGACCGAGTGCTTGCTTCCGGTCCTGCGCGGCGCCGAGAACCCGCGGGTGATCTTCATGTCCTCGGGCGGGATGTACACGCAGTCGCTGCCTACCGACGACCCCGAATACGTCGACGAGCCGTACAGCGGGGTCACCGCGTACGCGCGGACCAAACGCATGCAGGTGGCGCTGGCACCCATCCTGTGCCGCCACTGGGCCGACGACGGTATCCGCGTCTACGCGATGCACCCCGGGTGGGCCGATACTCCCGGGGTGGCCACGTCGCTCCCCGGTTTCCGGGCGCTCACCGGCCCGCTGCTGCGCACGCCCGAACAGGGAGCCGACACCGCGATCTGGCTGGCCGCCACCGAACCGCCGCCACCCAGCGGCGGTTTCTGGCATGACCGGCGGCCCCGCCCGGAGCACTATCTGCCGTTGACCAGACACGGCGAGCGTGAGCGGGAACGCCTTTGGCGCTATTGCGCCTATTCGATCGGCATCGACAATGCGTGA